A region of Haloplanus sp. XH21 DNA encodes the following proteins:
- the tnpA gene encoding IS200/IS605 family transposase yields the protein MESDLDSGAHSTYSLHYHLILTTKYRRGVLTEERTQFIHEVISGFTDNYGVELTHLDGEDDHVHILFRAKPTTDLVKFINTAKGATARRIRNEYADELKTELWGDSFWNDSYCLISTGQVSLDVLKQYVEDQRE from the coding sequence ATGGAGTCCGACCTCGACTCGGGAGCGCACTCGACGTATTCCCTGCACTACCACCTGATACTCACCACGAAGTATCGGCGCGGAGTGCTAACCGAGGAGCGAACCCAATTCATTCACGAGGTCATCAGCGGGTTCACGGACAACTACGGTGTCGAACTGACGCACCTCGACGGCGAGGACGACCACGTACATATCCTCTTCCGAGCGAAGCCAACCACAGACCTCGTGAAGTTTATCAACACGGCCAAGGGCGCGACTGCCCGCCGTATCCGCAACGAGTACGCGGACGAACTCAAGACCGAACTGTGGGGCGACTCGTTCTGGAACGACTCGTACTGCCTCATCTCGACGGGGCAGGTGTCGCTGGATGTGCTGAAACAGTACGTCGAGGACCAACGCGAGTAG